In Campylobacter suis, the following proteins share a genomic window:
- a CDS encoding helicase, with product MQNNIKNSIQGSLLNLETQRKVAKIGLGISLRLVTISAFGMKNKAIKATHIAAGVALIGFSLYHHGLYNNGFAQRMINNARKKRNLRIQKDEVLIKAEQAPLKKRRTRKAQTAI from the coding sequence TTGCAAAATAATATAAAAAATAGCATTCAAGGTTCGCTGCTAAATTTAGAAACTCAGCGAAAAGTAGCAAAAATAGGGCTTGGGATATCGCTTAGACTTGTGACAATTAGTGCTTTTGGCATGAAAAACAAAGCCATAAAAGCCACTCATATCGCAGCTGGCGTCGCACTTATTGGCTTTAGCCTATATCATCACGGTCTTTATAATAACGGCTTTGCGCAGCGCATGATAAATAACGCACGCAAAAAGCGAAATTTACGCATACAAAAAGATGAAGTTTTGATAAAAGCTGAACAAGCTCCGCTTAAAAAGCGCAGAACTCGCAAAGCACAAACTGCAATATAA